One stretch of Miscanthus floridulus cultivar M001 chromosome 18, ASM1932011v1, whole genome shotgun sequence DNA includes these proteins:
- the LOC136520894 gene encoding uncharacterized protein isoform X2: MASTLEGLPLFWHGELLWFFNFMVLSSSRSFFGVEDFVDEDNSRPYTYKKEKRSKNPHKHISFKQRTIAYMEPFTLDVFISKRFVSASLTHRSTCRQVAVAGTNSKDIKAVLKSRSDIPACLAVGHFLAERAKEADVFTCTYTPRERDKFEGKIRAVVQSLIDNGINVKLYLD; the protein is encoded by the exons ATGGCAAGCACGCTGGAGGGTTTGCCTTTATTCTGGCATGGTGAACTCTTGTGGTTCTTCAATTTCATG GTCTTAAGTTCTTCCAGGAGCTTCTTTGGTGTGGAGGACTTTGTGGATGAAGACAACAGTAGGCCATACACatacaagaaggagaagagatcTAAGAACCCTCACAAGCACATTTCTTTCAAGCAGCGCACCATTGCCTACATGGAGCCCTTCACGCTCGACGTCTTCATTTCCAAGCGCTTCGTCTCGGCATCCCTTACACACCGATCGACCTGCAGGCAGGTTGCGGTTGCCGGGACCAACTCAAAGGATATCAAAGCGGTGCTCAAGTCGAGGTCCGACATACCGGCCTGCTTGGCCGTGGGCCATTTCCTGGCGGAGAGGGCGAAGGAGGCCGACGTGTTTACCTGCACGTATACACCAAGGGAACGGGACAAGTTTGAGGGAAAGATTAGGGCAGTTGTTCAGTCACTGATCGATAACGGGATCAATGTGAAACTTTATCTTGACTGA
- the LOC136520894 gene encoding uncharacterized protein isoform X1 — MLRSILSQSWKRGAHMLREGNSAPALLTCWSQFHSGQVLSSSRSFFGVEDFVDEDNSRPYTYKKEKRSKNPHKHISFKQRTIAYMEPFTLDVFISKRFVSASLTHRSTCRQVAVAGTNSKDIKAVLKSRSDIPACLAVGHFLAERAKEADVFTCTYTPRERDKFEGKIRAVVQSLIDNGINVKLYLD; from the exons ATGCTGAGGAGCATCTTGAGCCAGTCATGGAAGAGAGGAGCACATATGCTACGTGAAGGAAATTCAGCACCGGCTCTATTAACTTGCTGGAGTCAATTTCACAGCGGGCAG GTCTTAAGTTCTTCCAGGAGCTTCTTTGGTGTGGAGGACTTTGTGGATGAAGACAACAGTAGGCCATACACatacaagaaggagaagagatcTAAGAACCCTCACAAGCACATTTCTTTCAAGCAGCGCACCATTGCCTACATGGAGCCCTTCACGCTCGACGTCTTCATTTCCAAGCGCTTCGTCTCGGCATCCCTTACACACCGATCGACCTGCAGGCAGGTTGCGGTTGCCGGGACCAACTCAAAGGATATCAAAGCGGTGCTCAAGTCGAGGTCCGACATACCGGCCTGCTTGGCCGTGGGCCATTTCCTGGCGGAGAGGGCGAAGGAGGCCGACGTGTTTACCTGCACGTATACACCAAGGGAACGGGACAAGTTTGAGGGAAAGATTAGGGCAGTTGTTCAGTCACTGATCGATAACGGGATCAATGTGAAACTTTATCTTGACTGA